Below is a window of Tolypothrix bouteillei VB521301 DNA.
GTCAATCACCGCCTTGGAACTACTGAATTCGGTGGTACTTGTGCAAAATTAAATATACATTGCTGAACGCTATACCCTTGATTTAGCAAAGCCAAGAGTGAAAGATAAATATATAAATTAATGTATATAACTACTGACTGGATCTCAGACCACACAGTCAGTTAAGTTCTAAGACAGCGGGGTTAATAATTATTAAGTTTTTCAAAAAAACGCAAAAATACTACTTTCGGCTCGTGACATGATACAAAGACTGTGCTTCTGGGAATACTAAATTAGAAGTATATTATCCAGAGCATAATGTAGATGTTGATACAGCTAGATACAATTTTTGCTATTCCTGGCTATCGCATAACTCAACAAATTTACTCGGGAAGCAAAACCCTGGTTTATCAAGGTATTCGGGAAAAAGACCAACAATCGGTTATCTTAAAACTGATGCGGAATGAATACCCAACCTTTCATGAAATTGCTCAGTTTCGCAAACAGTATGCGATCGCTAAAAATCTCAATTGTGCGGGTATTGTCAAACCCTATAGTTTGGAAAGCTATCGCAACAGTTATGTTTTGATTCTGGAAGACTTTGGCGGTATTTCCTTAAAAGAATATATCACTCGTGTAGAAACTACCCAGACAGCGTTTCTACAACAATTTTTTCACATAGCTGTTCAAATTGCCTCTACCCTTCACGAATTACACTGTCATCGCATCATTCATAAAGACATTAAACCTGCTAATATTCTTATTAATCCCACAACATATGAAGTTAAACTGACAGACTTTAGTATTGCTAGTCTCTTACCGAAAGAAATTCAACAACTGACAAATCCCAATTTTTTAGAAGGGACTCTCGCTTACATTTCTCCAGAACAAACAGGAAGAATGAACCGTGGGATTGACTACCGTAGCGATTTCTATTCCCTTGGCGTCACATTTTTTGAACTCCTGACCGGACAGTTACCCTTCACAACAAACGATTCCATGGAGTTGGTGCATTGTCATATTGCCAAACAACCACCCAAAGCTAATTCTTTAAATTCTAATATTCCCTTAACTATATCAGAGATCATCAGCAAGCTCATGGCAAAAAATGCTGAAGATCGCTATCACAGTGCTTTCGGGTTAAAACACGATTTAGAGATATGCAAGCAGCAGTGGCAAGAAACTGGAAATATTATACCCTTTCAGTTGGGAGAACAGGATATTTCCGAGTATTTTTTGATTCCTGAAAAACTCTACGGTCGTCAACAGGAAGTAGAAACTTTACTTGCGGCTTTTGAGCGAGTCACGGGTGGTAAATCTGAAATAGTTTTGGTTGCAGGTTCATCTGGTATTGGTAAGACAGCTGTTGTCAACGAAGTTCACAAACCAATTGTTCGTCAGCGCAGTTACTTTATTAAAGGTAAGTTCGATCAATTTCAACGCGATATTCCTTTATCGGGATTTTTACAAGCTTTTCAAGATTTAATTAGGCAGTTGTTAAGCGAACCTGAGCCCGTTCTTCAACAATGGAAATCTAAAATCTTATCAGCATTAGGCGAACAGGCTCAAGTAATTGTTGATGTTATTCCCAAACTAGAAGTCATTATTGGACGTCAGCCATCAGTCACTGAACTCTCTGGAACTGCTGCTCAAAATCGTTTAAATTTACTATTCCAGAGATTCATTAATGTCTTCACAACAAAAGAACATCCTTTGGTTATCTTTCTGGATGACTTACAATGGGCAGATACAACTTCGTTAAAATTTATTCATTTATTAAGCAGTAAAAATACTGCTTTGGAAGAGCGAACTAAATACTTCAATCAAGAAAAACAAACTATACCTGAGGGAGCTTTTTTACTTATAGGTGCATATCGAGATAATGAAGTCTCTCAAATGCATCCCCTGTCTGTTACTCTCAATGAAATAGAGAAGACAGGAATTTTAATAAATAAAATTAATTTAAAAGAATTAAATTATAACAGTTTAATAAATTTAATTTGTGATACGCTCAATTGTCAAGAAGCTCTATCTATTCCTCTCACAAAGATTGTATTGACGAAAACAAAAGGCAATCCTTTTTTTACTCATCAATTTCTGAAGTACTTACATGATGAATCCATATTAAAATTTGATTTTTCTCATCGTCTTTGGCAGTACAACATTAATGAAGTTAAAGCCATAGCTCTTACAGATGACGTTGTAGAATTTATGGCACTTCAACTAGAGAAGTTGCCAAGCAAAACTCAAGCAGTCTTAAAACTTGCTGCGTGTATAGGTAACGAATTTGATTTAAGAACTCTTGCTATTATCTATGAAAAATCTGAAGTCGATACAGCAGCGGATTTATGGCAATCGTTACTTGATGGTCTTGTTTTACCTGAAACTGGTTATCAGTTATTAGTTGATGACAGCGAACTTTCATCAATTCCTAACGATGGTTATCAAAAGTATAAATTTGTACACGATCGGGTACAGCAAGCAGCCTATTCTCTCATTCCCAACAATTACAAACAGTCAATTCATTTAAAAATTGGGCAATTGTTACTTAGCAGTTTTTCTGTCGAAGAAAGAAAAGAAAAGATTTTTATTTTAGTCAATCAGTTTAATGTAGCAGCAGAACTGCTAGTCGATCCAAGCGAGCGCGATCGACTGTCACAAATGAATTCGATCGCTGGTCGCAAAGCTTTAGCATCAACAGCTTACGTAGCTGCTGTTAAATATTTAACTACCAGCATTCAATTACTACCAAGCGATACCTGGAAAACCAATTATGATTTTACTCTTGCTTTGTATGAAACAGCCGCAGAAGCAGCATACCTAAGCGGTAACTTTGAACTAGCAGAGCAATTGATAGAAGTGGTATTGATACGAGCAAAAACCCTATTAGAGCGAACAAAAGTTTATGAAATTAAGATTCAGGCTGTTGGAGCACAGAGTAAACCGCTACCAGCAATCGATGTTGCACTGGGGTTTTTAAAACTTTTGGGCATTGAGTTTCCAGAGAGCCCCAACCAAACAGATATTCAAGCAGAAATGGCAGAACTTACATCAAATTTAGCTGGCAGACGTATAGAGGACTTAATCGATTACCCAGAGATGACGGAACCTCATGCACTAGCTGCTATGCGTATTTTATCTAGTGTAACGAGTTTTGCCTATCAAGCTATACCTGAGTTGTTTCCTTTACTCGTATTTAAACAAATCAATCTCTCACTTAAGTATGGCACTTCTCCTTTGTCTGCCCTTGTTTATGTTCGTTACGGAATAATACTTTGTGGAGTTGTGGGAGACATAGAGTTTGGCTATAGATTGGGCAAACTCTCTTTAGATCTGTTGGTTAGATTCCAGGTTAAAGATACCATATCACAGGTTCTTATGGGGTTTAATGGAACTATCAGACTTTGGAAAGAGCATATTCGAGAAATATTGCCCTCTCTTTTAGAAATTTATTCTATTAGTTTAGAAACAGGAAGTTTAGAATATGGAGCTTATGCTCTTTATTGTTACTCCTTCTATGCATATTTTATGGGTGGAGAACTTTCACTGCTCAAGCAGCAAATAGAAAATCACAGCCATGCTCTTGAGTCAACCAATCAGATAATGGTGTTAAATTGGAATAATATCTACCTGCAAAGTGTCTTAAATTTATTAAATAAGCAAGAAAATCCATTTGAGTTAATAGGTGAGGCTTATAATGAAAAAGAAATGATAACATATCATCAGCAAGCCAATGACAGCCTTGGTCTTGTGCATTTGTATTTATGCAAGCTTCAGCTGTGTTATTTACTAGCTGATTACAATAAGGCAGTTGAAAATGCTGTTAATGTCGAGAAGTATATAGAAGTGGCAGTTGGGCATTTAGTTGTTACTGAATTTCATTTCTACGATTCTCTGGCACATCTAGCAGTTTATCCTAATGCTGAGAAAATAGAACAAGCAAAAATTCTGGAAAAGGTATCTGTTAATCAAGAAAAAATGCAGAAATGGGCATACCATGCCCCTATGAATTATTTGCATAAATTTTATTTAGTAGAAGCAGAGCGATGTAGAGTTCTGGGTCAATATCTTGAAGCTGTAAATAGTTACGAGCAAGCAATTACCCTTGCTCAAGAAAATGAGTATGTACATGAAGCGGCTCTAGCCAGCGAATTGACTGGTAAGTTTTATCTGGAGTGGGGCAAACTTAAAATTGCCAAAATTTACATAATAGATGCTTATTATGACTATATCCGTTGGGGCTCAAAAGCTAAAGTTGAGGATTTGGAAAAGCGTTATGCTCAATTCCTTGCTACAATTCTTCAACAAGGAAAACTCAACACCGAACCAGCAACGAATAGCTCTAGTGAAAGTCGCACATCCTTATCTACGAGTGGCTCCAATCAAACTGTCCTTGGGTCAAATAGCAGTATTTCCGATTCTTTAGATTTGGCATCTGTTGTAAAAGCTTCAATTGCTCTGTCTGGAGCAATTGAACTCGAGCAGTTGCTGTCTACTTTAATGGAAGTGGTGATGGAGAATGCTGGAGCTTCTAAGTGTGCTCTCATTTTAAGTGAAGGCGATGCTCCCTCTGGGAGCCGCCCAAAGGGCGATCGCTTAGCAACGGACGTGCATCTGATAGTTTCTGCGGTCAGTTCAAATTCAACAAGTGCGCGGATCGACACAGCATTTCCCTCAATCGGTCTCGAATCAAGCAATGATGTTCCCGTGACTTTAATTAACTACGTCAAGCGAACACAGGAAATCGCAGTCATTGGTGATTTAAAAGATAAACCAGTTTTAGGTACTGATAGCTACATTCTTCGCGAGCAACCCAAAAGTCTCTTGTGTATCCCGATTATCAACCAAGGTAAGTTACTGGGTATTCTTTATCTAGAAAATCATTTAACAGCAGAAGCATTTACACGCGATCGCATAGAACTTCTCAAACTTATTACCACTCAAGCAGCAATTTCTCTAGAAAATGCCATACTCTACCAGAATTTGGCACGAGTTAACGAGCGATTGGAAGAATACAACCGTACTTTAGAAGAAAAAGTGTCAGAGAGAACTCGGGAAATTAATGAAAAAAATCAGCATCTGAAGAAAGCTTTAGAAGAGTTACAAAATACCCAAACTCAATTAATTCAAAGTGAAAAAATGTCTTCTTTAGGGCAAATGGTAGCGGGAATTGCTCATGAAATTAATAATCCCATTAATTTTATTCATGGCAATATTAATTACGCTACAGAATACGTAGAATCTTTATTTGATTTAATTACTATATATCAGCAAGAATTCTCAGATTCTTCCACTCTTGCTCGGGAAAAAGCTATTGAAATTGATTTGGATTTTATAGAAGAAGATTTGCCCAAGCTTTTAGATTCCATGAAGGTGGGAACCTCGCGTATTCGGAATATTGTCTTAGGCTTACGCAACTTCTCTCGTTTGGATGAAGCCGAAATGAAACCTGTTGATATTCATGAGGGTATCGATAACACTTTGATGATTCTGCACCATCGATTTAAGGTAAAAGGCACGCTAGGCGATCGCTTTGAGATAGAAGTTATCAAAGAATACAGTCAGCTGCCTTTAGTTGAGTGCTACCCCGGCCAGCTCAATCAGGTATTTATGAATATTATTGCCAATGCGATCGATGCTCTACACGATTGCGCTGAAGCTCAGGGTATACGTTTGTGCGACGGCTACAAACCAACAATTCGCATTCGGACTGAACTTGCAAACAACGATCGCGTCTCGGTTCGGATTGCTGACAATGGTGCTGGGATACCTGAAGATGTGAGTCAGAAAGTCTTCGATCCATTTTTTACCACTAAATCAGTTGGTAGCGGTACGGGCTTGGGATTATCAATTAGCTATCAGATTGTTGTGGATAAACATAAAGGTAGTCTCACTTACAATTCCATACGCGGTGAGGGAACAGAGTTTGTAGTCCAAATTCCGCTAACACAGTCACATAACTAGCAAATAGGTCAGTGTTAAAAATTGTCGTCATGATAAGGACTAGTAGTAGTAGGCGAGCACTCAGTACCCACCTACTACCGCAAACATTATTTGATATCAATGCTGTGAGGCAAGACGGCGAAACTTAACCTTAAGACCGTCATAAGGATATGGTGTGGGAAACTGAACGAAATTTAAATTTTGTCCCGATACCAGTTCCCACTCATACTCGCGTAGCAACATTGCTGTCAATAGTTTCATTTCTAACTTAGCAAACTCCTTACCGGGGCATTCTCGTAACCCACCGCCAAAAGGTAAATAACCAAATGGTTTTGCTTTATCCTCAGCCCTTTCTGGCGCAAAACGTCCTGGGTCAAAACACTCCGGTTGTGTATAGACAGAAGTGTCTTGATGACTTCTTTTAAATAAGTAAACGACAGTCCAATCTTGGGGAACGCGATAACCGTTGACTTCAAATTCCTTCGTGACTCTGCGGAAACCAAAAGCACCAGGGGGATTAACTCGCAAAACCTCTTTAAGAACTTGGTCCAGATAGTTCATCTGCTTTAAACGTTCTACTGTTAGCGGTTCCTCCAACCCCAACTGTCGTTGTTCTGCACGAGCATTGGCTAAAACTTCCGGAAACTGTGCTAGAAACAGACACATTGATGTCAGCGTTGATGCTGCTGTATCGTGACCTCCAAATAGAAACGTTAAGACTTGTTCTTTCACTTCTTGCAAACTTAACTTATTCCCATCTTCGTCTTGCGCTTGCAACAGCATCCCCAAAAGATCTTGACCGGGATGTGATTGCTGCTGACGCTCTCGGACAATTTCCTCAATGCGTATCAGTAGTTGCTTGCGACTGTGTAATGCTCGACCAAACTTAGTCCAAGGTAAAGGTATTGGTACTGAGAATAGACCATCTCCCCACTTCTCAAACAATTTACTGAAATGGTCATCGTTAGAAGTATCCAAACTTATGAGAAACTTGCAAGCAACATCAAGAGAGAATTTGCTCAGTTCTGGGAACCAGTTGAATGTACCCATGCGTTCCCATTTGTCTAAATAACTGCGGGAGATACTTTCTATACTGGAAAAGGACTGTTCTATGATTTTTGGTTGGAAAACTTTATGGAAAATCTTGCGTCGATTTTGGTGCTCGTTACCTGTTTGGATAAGTAAAGACCCCGACCCTAGCAACGCCCTGGTACATTCAGGCCATCTACTAGCAAGATGCATTTTTTCCTGGGTAAACAATTGGCGATTGGCATCTGCTCCCATTGTAACAACTGTAGGATGCCCAAACAAATTGGTTTTGAAAATAAATCCGTATTGCTTCTGTCGCTTTTCCAGATAATCTGGATCGCACAGAAAGTTTAGCGTTTCACCAAGTAACGGTAGACCAAAGTTACCAGGAGGTAAAGGTAGCGATTGCTGGCTAATAGTTGCTGTCATTATTTTACCTATCTTAGTATTTAACTGGTTCTAACATTTCGACACTTTGATAGCGATCGGTATAAGAATACCAATCGAGATTGCCGCGTATCCAAGCATGCATTATGGATATATATTGCGTCAATTCACTATCTAACTCGTTGCCAAAAACTGGTACACAGGCTTCCAAGCTTGTCAGAGATTTCATCTCTCGATCGTGCATAATAACGGCGCGATCGAGAGAGTTTTCTAAAGAAAGTTGTTGCTGATAGTGCAGTACTAAGACTATGTTGTGGACATCACCACTTGCCATTTCTCTAGAGGCTGAAAAGATATCATTACACCAAGCAAGAACGTTAATTGTCATTAGTTTGAGCTTGTCTACAAAATAATGATTTCTCCAAAAATCACTCAGCATAAAGTTATTGCAAAATTCACTCACTGTCAGGAAAAGATTTCCGCCTACACTGCATCTGCGTATCATCATATAAGCGTCAATGTCAGGCACAATGTTCTGTGCGCGGACTGCTGCTTCTTCAACACATCCTTGAAAGTATTCTTCAAAGCAAAGGAGGAAGTGACGAAACCATTGCATGCTCGCTTTTTGAAACGTCCTCTGTCGCAAATCGTGTAAGGCGTGAGTTAGAGGTATATCATTCTTGGTTGGTTCCGCTCCATTTAAGATTTCCATAAATCTTTTGTGATACACCTTTAGAGCTTCAGGTTGTTTTTTCAACTCTGAGAGATCGCATTGATCGTCCCAAATAAATACCCAACTTAACCAATCGTTTCCAATTTTTAATTCTTCTAACTCACAGTTTGGATAGGCTCGTGCAGCTAGTAAAAAGAATTTTGACTTAGAAAACCGACGATAAGTTGATTCCTTTGCCAGTAAATTGAAGCGCAATACCCATTCTAAAGAAGAATCTTCCAAAACATCAACATATTTATTGATTTGAGATGGAAAAGGACAGTGTAATTTAGGAAAAGTTAATTGAGTCATAATACCTCTCTCAGTGACAGAAACGCAAGACAAATAGACCCAACCTGAAGTCAGTGGGCTGAAATAGAAACTGTAAGTGGTAGCTAATTTCTCCTAACTACCCCTGCCGATAAGACTTACGCACTGTAGGCAGAAAAGAGTATGTGCATTAACGAATCTGCAACCTTAACAGGTTTGCGTTCAAGAAAAATTTACAAAATCCTCACCAGGTTCTCACACTGCATATGTATGCTTGACATCAGAATTATCCTTAAAAAAATGAAGTCATGCATCTCAAAAACAGTTCAAACTGGAAAGTTGAATCAATGCACGTAAAACAGGTTTGATACAGTGCGTAAGTTCTCAGCAAGTGGCTCATCGCGTTCTTACAAAGCAACTCACTGCTTTAAGTAACACGACATTTTGGCCTCAGACATATCCTAATGAAGATTTACAAGAAGTAAATTTTTCTTTTGGAAGTCATGCCGAAAATAAAAGCCATTATTCTTTTGAACTAATACTTGCAAATTGACGTTTCTTTAGGAAAGCAGCTAGAGCAAAACTATGTTCTTGCCAATCAATGCAATCTAATTTAAACATCGATTTCCTCAAGATTTTCCATTTTTTGTTTTTTGAAGTAACAGTGGTTAATCCATAACACGTTATACAGAAATTGAACTTAAGATTCAGTCTGTATTTTGTGGTGTTTAAGATAATCACTGTTGCTTCAAAAACTTTCTTTTATATAATTTTTGTTTTTTTTAATATTTCTCACATCCGTACATTCCTATGTTTAAAAATTTAATCAAGACTCAGTAGAATAGCGTATTTTCTCTTAGAAGTTATAAAGAAAATATAAAAAAATTATGAATACAGGATTTATTGACTGTAGAAAATACGTAAGGTTTTTGTTGTCAAGACTAAAAACACGCATTTCTCTCAGTATTTTGTTAAAATTATTAGTTTTTTTCATTGTTTCTGGTTAAGTATATTTATTTAATTGTCAGGAAATAGTGATTATCAAAGACTGCAAAATATATTTGCTTTTTCAAAAATTAAGAGAAATAACTTTACATGGTTTTTTAAAAATATAGATATCTTTAAAAGATGAGTAGAGCGTTGACACAATAAACACATGGCTAGAACAGGCATTACTGAGGTACAAATACTTGCTAATACGGAAATTGTGCGATCGCGCTTATTGGTCTGTTGCGAGTCTTTATTTGAAGGCCGTCGCGATGAAAAAAGTTCACTACCAAGTATGAAACAAGCGTCTTTACCTTTTACTAAGCCACTTGCTGTAGCCTGTGGAACCCGCCCACTACAGTGGCTCCTCTGCCATCTGCCATCTGCCTTTTTCCAGTCAGAAGTGAAGCGATTTGATAAACCACTACAGACGCTCCAGAGTTTAAAATAAGGTTAGGATGAACCAAAAAAGATAAATATAGAGCCTATTAACGCAATGGAGTTAGCAGAAAATGATGATATAGAAGCATTTCTACTTGAGAGCTATGAAAATCTCGATCGAATTGAACGCGACATTATCGATCTAGAAAAAGCGTCCTCTCAAGGAGAAGCGCTAGTTCGCATTTATCGCTCGCTCCACACCTTAAAAGGGAACTGTGGCTTTTTACCGTTTCCAAAGTTGGAATCACTAGCCCATGCGGGAGAGAGTTTGTTAAGTGCGCTACGCGATCGTCTAAAGCACTCGCCCTCTGGCGAGCGCAAGCTAGCGGTAACTCCTCAAATCGTTAGTATCTTACTCCAGACAGTTGACAGCATCCGGCAGATTCTTTCTCAAATAAAGACGACCAAGCATGAGGGCAACAACGATTACTCATCACTCATCAAGGCTTTAACTCAATTGCAGGAAACCGAACAAGCAGACACAGTGTCTGCATTACCTCACTCTGCTGTTAAGACTCCAATACTACAGCAAAGTAAGTTTGTTGAGTCGAGTGATAGCGAACTTCCAGAAGTGTCAGCCCTAACTGCATCAGAATCTTCTCACATCCGAGTCAGCGTTTCTCTATTAGATCGGGTGATGAACTTAGTCGGAGAACTCGTTTTAGTCCGCAACCAAGTCCTCGGATTTTCAGACCAGTTTCAGGATAGTGCCTTTGATGCGACTTGCCAGCGCCTTAACCTAATTACAGCCCAGTTGCAGGAAGGGGTGATGAAAACTCGTCTACAGCCAATGAGTACCATTTGGCAAAAATTCCCTCGCGTGATTCGCGATTTGGCACTCGCCTCCGGGAAACAAGTTCAGGTAGAAATGGAAGGAGCAGATACGGAACTCGATAAAAGTATTGTAGAAGCCATCAAGGACCCTTTGACTCACGTAGTCCGTAACTGCATCGATCATGGTATTGAGTTACCAGCAGAGCGGACCGCTTGTGGTAAATCAACCATAGGGCACATATTTTTGAGAGCTTTTTATGAAAGCGGTAAAGTCAATATTGAGATCGGCGATGACGGTCGCGGTCTCGACCCAGAACGACTCAAAGTGCGAGCGCAGCAGCTTGGTTTAATGAATGCCATACAGGCTGCGAGCGCAAGCGAGTCGGAAGCGATAAACTTAATTTTTTTACCAGGCTTCTCGACTAGCGATCGGGTAACCAACCTTTCTGGGCGAGGGGTTGGTATGGATATTGTTAAGAGTAATATTGAGAAAATTAACGGCAGCATTGAAATTTACAGTCAACCGGGACAAGGAACGACGTTTAAACTGAAGATTCCATTGACCTTGACAATTATCCCAGCATTAATTGTCACCTGTGGGGGCGATCGCTATGCTATTCCCCAAACGAGCCTGCAAGAGTTAGTTTGCTTAGAAGCAGAACAGGTACTTAATAGTATCGAGATGCTTTACGACGTTCCCGTGTATCGCTTGCGGGGCGATCTTGTACCACTGGTTTACTTAAATCAAGTGTTGCACATCAAAGACAAGGTTACTCATTTAGAAACACTGAGTCTGGTAATTGTCCAAGCTGAGAACTGTCGATTTGGTCTGTTCGTAGACACCATTGAAGATATTCTAGAGATTGTCGTTAAACCTCTAGGAAAGCAGTTGCAGGCACTATCCCTATTTGCAGGCGCTACTATCCTTGGCGATGGCAAAGTAGCATTGATTGTAGATGTCGTCGGTTTGGCAAACCGGGCTGGTATAATCACGAAACAAAAGCATCTGTTGTCGGGCGATACAGTCGCAGAGAACCAAGATCTGGTGAATCGCCAACAGATTTTACTATTTCAGGGTCCCCAAGGTACACGCATGGGTATTCCCCTAACAATAGCATTTCGGCTTGAAGAAATTCCTCGTTCCGCTGTGGAGAAAGTCGGAAATCATTATGTGGTGCAGTCTTACAATAGAATTTTGCCACTGATCGATCTGCATACTATATTTGGTGATGGCGAAGGAGCTTTTGCAAGTGAAGCAGATTCGCTTGCGCTCGTGATTGTCTCTCCCTACTCAGAACTGAGTGTCGGGCTAGTGGTCGATCGCATTCTTGATATAGTAGACGAATCATTAACAATCAAAGGTATTCCTAGCAGACCGGGCGTTCTTTTGAGTGCTGTTATTCAAGGTCAAATTACAGAAATTCTTGACATTGAAACTGTGATTCGGATGTCCAACCCCTATTTACTGCAAACAACCAATCGTGGCTGAACAAAAACTTTGCACTTTTTTTGTCAATGAAATTTACTTTGGCATTGATATAAAGTATGTTCAAGAGGTGATTCGCTCCCAAGTGATGACTCACGTACCTTTAGCACCACCTGATATTTGTGGGCTCATTAACCTGCGAGGACAAATTTTGACGGCGATCGATTTGCAGAGGCGATTGGAAATGGGCGAGTCGTTCATGCGCTCGACCGCTAAATTTGTAGATGAAGTTCAGGGATTTAATATTGTTGTATGTTCGGAGGATGAAGAAGTTAGCTTGCTCGTTGATGAAGTTGGAGATGTCTTGGAATTTACAACAAAAACCTTTCAACCTCCACCCGCAACGCTAAAAGGTAAAATGCGTCAAATGCTAGCAGGAGCTTACCCACTCGAAGAGGGGTTTGTGCTAGTTCTAGACATCAAAAAAATTTTAAATTAACATTTAAAATCAGCATAAAGGAGCGCTTGGTCATGACTACAAATCGGGCTGGCAAAACAGCCAACTCTA
It encodes the following:
- a CDS encoding chemotaxis protein CheW produces the protein MELAENDDIEAFLLESYENLDRIERDIIDLEKASSQGEALVRIYRSLHTLKGNCGFLPFPKLESLAHAGESLLSALRDRLKHSPSGERKLAVTPQIVSILLQTVDSIRQILSQIKTTKHEGNNDYSSLIKALTQLQETEQADTVSALPHSAVKTPILQQSKFVESSDSELPEVSALTASESSHIRVSVSLLDRVMNLVGELVLVRNQVLGFSDQFQDSAFDATCQRLNLITAQLQEGVMKTRLQPMSTIWQKFPRVIRDLALASGKQVQVEMEGADTELDKSIVEAIKDPLTHVVRNCIDHGIELPAERTACGKSTIGHIFLRAFYESGKVNIEIGDDGRGLDPERLKVRAQQLGLMNAIQAASASESEAINLIFLPGFSTSDRVTNLSGRGVGMDIVKSNIEKINGSIEIYSQPGQGTTFKLKIPLTLTIIPALIVTCGGDRYAIPQTSLQELVCLEAEQVLNSIEMLYDVPVYRLRGDLVPLVYLNQVLHIKDKVTHLETLSLVIVQAENCRFGLFVDTIEDILEIVVKPLGKQLQALSLFAGATILGDGKVALIVDVVGLANRAGIITKQKHLLSGDTVAENQDLVNRQQILLFQGPQGTRMGIPLTIAFRLEEIPRSAVEKVGNHYVVQSYNRILPLIDLHTIFGDGEGAFASEADSLALVIVSPYSELSVGLVVDRILDIVDESLTIKGIPSRPGVLLSAVIQGQITEILDIETVIRMSNPYLLQTTNRG
- a CDS encoding chemotaxis protein CheW, giving the protein MAEQKLCTFFVNEIYFGIDIKYVQEVIRSQVMTHVPLAPPDICGLINLRGQILTAIDLQRRLEMGESFMRSTAKFVDEVQGFNIVVCSEDEEVSLLVDEVGDVLEFTTKTFQPPPATLKGKMRQMLAGAYPLEEGFVLVLDIKKILN